A single window of Carassius auratus strain Wakin chromosome 9, ASM336829v1, whole genome shotgun sequence DNA harbors:
- the pdzk1 gene encoding Na(+)/H(+) exchange regulatory cofactor NHE-RF3: MAGPKPRVVTLTKREGQGYGFYLRVEHGEEGHLIRALEMGGMAELAGLKDGDRIVRVNGTFVDNLEHSQVADLVRKSGMSVTLHVLGEEAYKTAKANGVNLADTQSQSGPSQPTMNGVSAPTAKAKLCYLQKSSSGFGFSLKSTKGTKGVFMTELVSGGVADQAGVKLGDRIVEINSENVESLSHDQIVKKLKAAGDKVMLLLVDEDAEKFFKSKGIRPSTAHATVKHLQQKPRIADMTKRADGYGFILKEDPKDAGHYIGEIDKGSPAERAGLKNMDRLVAVNGQEIDNCRHEQVVEKISHQGNKCSLLVLDAETEKMYKLGGVSPLLYWEEMRGSPPSYPEHEAEAIPALASPAPAAPAPADVDHKPKLCRLEKTAAGFGFHLNGIQGLHGQYIKEVVKGGAADRAGLEDDDIVVEVNGVNVEMSTHEEVVNLIRESGDTLVLLVAERTAYDHLKARGIAITPQLLDKEPAADVPAPAYSLEDERKDTGSDNERPATPPAQTRSRSSSSSSSSSSSSSASDGSEDEKL; this comes from the exons ATGGCTGGGCCAAAACCACGTGTCGTTACTCTGACCAAGCGAGAGGGTCAGGGCTATGGCTTCTACCTCCGAGTGGAGCACGGCGAGGAGGGTCACCTGATCCGAGCCCTGGAGATGGGCGGCATGGCTGAACTGGCCGGTCTGAAGGACGGAGACCGCATAGTCAGAGTCAATGGAACGTTTGTGGACAATTTGGAGCACAGCCAG GTTGCAGATTTGGTGAGAAAGAGTGGGATGAGCGTCACATTGCATGTCCTTGGAGAAGAGGCATATAAGACGGCTAAAGCCAATGGCGTGAATCTTGCTGACACTCAGTCCCAGTCAGGTCCGAGCCAGCCCACCATGAATGGAGTGTCTGCACCAACCGCCAAAGCCAAGCTTTGTTATCTGCAAAAATCCAGCAGTGGATTTGGTTTCTCCTTAAAGTCCACCAAAG GTACTAAAGGCGTATTCATGACAGAACTGGTGTCTGGAGGAGTAGCTGACCAGGCCGGTGTGAAGCTTGGTGATCGGATAGTGGAGATAAACAGTGAGAACGTTGAGAGTCTCTCACATGATCAGATTGTGAAGAAG TTGAAAGCAGCCGGGGACAAAGTGATGCTTCTGTTGGTGGATGAGGATGCTGAAAAATTCTTCAAGAGCAAAGGCATTCGCCCAAGCACAGCTCATGCCACTGTCAAGCACCTCCAGCAAAAACCTCGCATTGCAGACATGACCAAGAGAGCAGATGGCTATGGCTTTATCCTGAAGGAAGATCCTAAAGATGCAG GCCATTATATTGGAGAAATAGACAAAGGAAGCCCTGCGGAGCGAGCGGGGCTGAAGAATATGGACAGGCTAGTAGCCGTAAACGGGCAGGAAATAGATAACTGCAGACATGAACAGGTGGTGGAGAAAATATCACATCAAGGAAACAAGTGCTCCCTCCTGGTGCTGGATGCTGAAACCGAGAAAATGTACAAATTG GGTGGTGTTTCTCCACTTCTGTACTGGGAGGAAATGAGAGGATCTCCACCCAGTTATCCTGAGCATGAAGCTGAAGCCATACCTGCTCTAGCATCACCTGCTCCAGCGGCACCTGCTCCGGCAGATGTGGACCACAAACCCAAACTGTGCCGGCTGGAAAAGACCGCTGCTGGGTTTGGTTTCCATCTCAACGGCATCCAGGGACTTCATGGACAGTACATCAAAGAG GTGGTGAAAGGTGGAGCAGCAGACAGAGCCGGATTGGAGGATGATGACATTGTTGTGGAGGTGAATGGGGTGAATGTGGAAATGAGCACACATGAGGAGGTTGTGAACCTCATCCGCGAGAGCGGGGACACGCTGGTCCTCCTAGTGGCTGAGAGGACGGCCTATGATCACCTGAAAGCACGAGGGATCGCCATCACCCCTCAGCTGCTGGATAAAGAGCCCGCCGCTGATGTCCCAGCACCAGCATACTCACTGGAGGACGAGAGGAAAGATACAGGAAGTGACAACGAAAGGCCGGCCACTCCACCTGCTCAAACCCGCTCAAGG TCGTCGTCTTCTTCATCctcttcatcgtcatcatctTCAGCATCAGATGGGAGTGAGGACGAGAAACTCTAA
- the cckbrb gene encoding cholecystokinin receptor, which produces MDLQTLNDTSGIWACLPLQNSSVLNGTLNGSLEISDGACGDALLLPKTEPARAKEMDSLRILLYSLIFLLSVFGNLLIIVVLVVNKRMRTVTNSFLLSLAISDLMMAVFCMPFTLIPNLLEDFIFGAAMCKIVAYLMGISVCISTLSLVAIAIERYSAICNPLKSRAWQTRSHAYKVIASTWVLSFLIMTPYPIFSTLVKFTKHNNITAHMCRHDWPKSEVEQAWYILLLFVLFFIPGVVMIIAYGLISRELYRGIQFELEQKKGQSGMKNGISNTVLYSSDDGDGCYIQVSKRPNSMEMSVLTPTGSAKVDRPRSNTSEAKLKAKKRVIRMLIVIVAMFFICWMPLYSVNTWKAFDLPSAHRALSGAPISFIHLLSYTSACVNPIIYCFMNKRFRKALLATFSCCCWSCRRRGFREGDDEVTATGASMSKFNYTTVSTMGPC; this is translated from the exons ATGGATTTACAGACGCTAAATGATACATCTGGGATTTGGGCATGCCTTCCGCTTCAGAACAGCTCGGTTCTGAACGGGACCTTAAACGGGAGTCTGGAGATTTCCGACGGCGCTTGCGGAGACGCGCTTCTGCTGCCCAAGACGGAACCGGCGCGAGCCAAAG aaatgGATTCGCTGCGCATATTGCTATACTCTCTCATATTCCTGCTGAGTGTGTTTGGTAACCTGCTCATCATTGTGGTTTTGGTGGTGAATAAGCGAATGCGGACGGTGACCAACTCATTCCTGCTCTCCCTGGCCATTAGTGATCTCATGATGGCTGTTTTCTGCATGCCCTTCACTCTTATTCCCAACCTGCTGGAGGATTTCATCTTTGGAGCTGCCATGTGTAAGATTGTAGCCTATCTTATGG GAATCTCTGTCTGTATATCTACCCTCAGTCTGGTGGCTATAGCCATTGAGAGGTACAGTGCCATTTGCAACCCGCTGAAGTCCCGGGCATGGCAGACCCGATCCCATGCCTATAAAGTCATTGCTTCTACCTGGGTCCTGTCCTTCCTCATTATGACACCCTATCCCATCTTCAGCACGCTGGTGAAGTTCACCAAGCACAACAACATTACAGCTCACATGTGCCGCCATGACTGGCCAAAAAGCGAGGTGGAGCAAGCCTG gTACATCCTGTTGCTATTTGTTCTGTTCTTCATTCCTGGAGTGGTGATGATCATTGCTTATGGGCTCATTTCTCGAGAACTCTACCGTGGAATACAGTTTGAATTGGAGCAGAAGAAGGGACAGAGTG GAATGAAAAATGGTATCAGCAACACTGTCTTATATAGCAGCGATGACGGAGACGGCTGCTACATCCAGGTGTCCAAGAGGCCAAACTCAATGGAGATGTCAGTCCTCACCCCAACGGGCTCCGCAAAGGTGGACCGACCCCGCAGCAACACGTCTGAGGCGAAACTAAAGGCCAAGAAGCGGGTGATCCGTATGCTTATTGTCATTGTGGCCATGTTCTTCATCTGCTGGATGCCTCTGTACTCCGTCAACACCTGGAAAGCGTTCGACCTTCCCTCAGCCCACAGGGCTCTTTCTGGAGCCCCCATCTCATTCATCCACCTGCTGTCCTACACGTCTGCCTGTGTCAACCCAATCATCTACTGCTTTATGAACAAGCGCTTTCGAAAGGCACTTCTTGCCACCTTCTCCTGCTGCTGCTGGTCCTGCCGCAGAAGAGGCTTCAGGGAAGGTGACGATGAGGTTACTGCCACCGGAGCGTCCATGTCTAAGTTTAACTACACCACTGTCAGCACGATGGGACCATGCTGA